One genomic segment of Salinigranum rubrum includes these proteins:
- a CDS encoding branched-chain amino acid ABC transporter permease, with translation MSLLSQAVTILLNGLQQGAIFALLGIGLTIILGTMRFLNLAHGALYLVGAYIGMFVVRETTLTNGVLQSIGITNYGVGLGFLAALILVPIIGVAVGAFMERFVAEPFYDRPETDQLLVTFGLALVVEELIKQVVGGNTFQPIPPQTIFGIQMSGPVTLPIVGGFPRWRLYLVLLAGIVIVLTFLIIERTDFGLVVQAGTRDSEMVRLLGIPINRSYTLVFAVGASLAAFAGLVGASIQTISPQIGTQQALIPAFLTIVVGGAGSVVGAIAGGMVLGLIVAAFQQTFSQWAFIMMYLFVALVLVFKPEGLFGGVEVGE, from the coding sequence ATGAGTCTCCTGTCGCAAGCAGTAACGATACTCCTCAACGGACTCCAGCAGGGCGCGATATTCGCGTTGCTGGGGATCGGACTGACTATTATCCTGGGCACGATGCGGTTCCTCAACCTCGCTCACGGGGCGCTCTACCTCGTCGGGGCGTACATCGGAATGTTCGTCGTCCGGGAGACGACACTCACCAACGGGGTGTTGCAAAGCATCGGTATCACGAACTACGGTGTGGGGCTGGGCTTTCTCGCGGCGCTCATCCTCGTCCCGATCATCGGCGTGGCCGTCGGCGCGTTCATGGAGCGGTTCGTCGCGGAACCGTTCTACGACCGCCCCGAGACCGATCAGTTGCTCGTGACGTTCGGGCTCGCGCTCGTGGTCGAAGAGCTCATCAAACAGGTCGTCGGCGGGAACACCTTCCAGCCCATCCCGCCCCAGACCATCTTCGGCATCCAGATGTCGGGCCCGGTGACCCTCCCCATCGTCGGCGGCTTCCCCCGGTGGCGGCTCTACCTCGTGCTCCTGGCCGGCATCGTGATCGTCCTGACGTTCCTCATCATCGAGCGGACGGACTTCGGGCTGGTCGTGCAGGCGGGGACGCGTGACTCCGAGATGGTCCGACTCCTCGGCATCCCGATCAACCGGTCGTACACGCTCGTGTTCGCGGTCGGGGCCTCGCTGGCGGCCTTCGCCGGCCTGGTCGGCGCGTCCATCCAGACTATCAGCCCACAGATCGGGACCCAACAGGCGCTCATCCCGGCCTTCCTCACCATCGTCGTCGGCGGGGCGGGGTCGGTCGTCGGCGCCATCGCGGGCGGGATGGTGCTCGGCCTCATCGTCGCCGCGTTCCAGCAGACGTTCTCGCAGTGGGCGTTCATCATGATGTACCTCTTCGTCGCGCTCGTCCTGGTGTTCAAGCCCGAGGGCCTCTTCGGCGGCGTGGAGGTGGGTGAATGA
- a CDS encoding AAA family ATPase: MHMSNGVVFAVAGSKGGVGKTTTSINLSAVLAEEGYDVVLVEVDLAMANVGDFLDIDVGLEGEDPTLHEALAGTATVVDATYDSPCAFDVVPSGASLRGYGDADVGGLSEILSTLRFAYDVVVLDTGAGVTVETVLPLALADETILVSSPRVASVRDTMKTRDLTRQVGGSVAGVVFVRSGTGRSPDVDHIADFLSVDLLGHVPEDSAVPNAQDVGLPVVVAESESRAAAGYRDLGARIRERIDALDAPSAGTLSAESFDRDGSGFAFVDRPTEGDEDEGGDANEPRDDTDRSDRRAASVVSRTTNGHAGGLTEPTRDGTDRAARGTDEGPSLTQTGPGSDTGEASSAEPDGRTDGPTGVGRDEPVDDPRDGTDGEAIGESDTAGGVDTEGRPGGVEGGAKAKPPAMWRGRPTSRRRPVTPTSNPPRRPKRRTVPTSPTRSARVTRRGRPTTPRPLTVLNPRTSPRPLATLKPRTTPTAPKTSKP, encoded by the coding sequence ATGCACATGAGCAACGGCGTGGTGTTCGCCGTCGCGGGGTCGAAGGGAGGTGTCGGAAAGACCACGACCAGCATCAACCTCAGCGCCGTCCTGGCGGAGGAGGGATACGACGTGGTGCTCGTCGAGGTGGACCTCGCGATGGCCAACGTCGGGGACTTCCTCGACATCGACGTCGGCCTCGAAGGGGAGGACCCGACGCTCCACGAGGCTCTCGCGGGGACCGCCACCGTGGTCGACGCCACGTACGACTCGCCCTGTGCCTTCGACGTCGTCCCGAGCGGCGCCTCGCTCCGGGGGTACGGAGACGCCGACGTCGGAGGGCTGTCAGAGATCCTCTCGACGCTCCGGTTCGCGTACGACGTCGTGGTCCTCGATACGGGCGCCGGGGTGACCGTCGAAACCGTCCTGCCGCTCGCGCTCGCGGACGAGACGATTCTGGTCTCGTCGCCGCGCGTCGCGTCCGTCCGGGACACGATGAAGACCCGCGACCTCACCCGCCAGGTGGGCGGCAGCGTCGCCGGCGTCGTCTTCGTCAGGTCCGGGACCGGCCGGTCGCCCGACGTCGACCACATCGCGGACTTCCTCTCGGTCGACCTGCTGGGGCACGTCCCCGAGGACAGCGCCGTCCCCAACGCACAGGACGTCGGACTGCCGGTCGTCGTCGCCGAGAGCGAGAGCAGGGCGGCGGCAGGATACCGCGACCTCGGCGCCCGTATCAGGGAGCGTATCGACGCCCTCGACGCGCCGAGCGCGGGCACTCTCTCCGCCGAAAGCTTCGACCGGGACGGAAGCGGCTTCGCGTTCGTCGACAGACCGACCGAGGGAGACGAGGACGAGGGCGGTGACGCGAACGAGCCACGGGACGACACGGACAGGTCGGACAGACGGGCCGCGAGTGTCGTCTCTCGGACGACGAACGGGCACGCGGGCGGACTGACGGAACCGACGCGAGACGGGACGGACAGAGCAGCGCGCGGGACGGACGAGGGTCCCTCGCTGACGCAGACGGGTCCGGGGTCGGACACGGGGGAGGCTTCGAGTGCGGAACCCGACGGCCGCACGGACGGGCCCACAGGGGTGGGACGCGACGAACCCGTCGACGACCCGAGAGACGGGACGGACGGCGAAGCCATCGGCGAGTCGGACACGGCCGGCGGCGTCGACACCGAAGGGAGGCCGGGCGGTGTCGAGGGGGGAGCGAAAGCGAAGCCACCGGCGATGTGGAGAGGCCGGCCGACGAGTCGGAGACGACCGGTCACGCCGACTTCGAACCCACCGAGGAGACCGAAACGGCGGACGGTACCGACGTCCCCGACGAGGAGCGCGCGAGTGACGCGACGGGGACGGCCGACGACACCGAGACCGCTGACGGTTCTGAATCCACGGACGAGTCCGAGACCGCTGGCGACACTGAAACCCCGGACGACTCCGACGGCGCCGAAGACGTCGAAGCCCTAG
- the acs gene encoding acetate--CoA ligase, with amino-acid sequence MSEGDAELEARLAEQEEFEPPESFVEQANVSDPDIYDEFEAEWPDCWEAAAELLDWYEGYDQVLDDSNPPFYKWFTDGKLNVSHNCLDRHLDERGDEAAIEWVGEPVEEENITYTYEELHREVNECAAALEEMGVGEGDVVTMYMPMIPELPIAMLACARIGAPHSVVFAGFSADALATRMNSADSEYLITCDGYYRRGDPLDHLKKANEGLGGVEHDVEGVVVAERLMDGDGFGHDYADNQHAYADLVAEQEGAEVAPVERDAEDMLFLMYTSGTTGKPKGVKHTTAGYLAWATWTSQAVLDIKPEDTYFCSADIGWITGHSYIVYGPLSLGTTTMMYEGTPDYPERDRLWQIIEDYEATQLYTAPTAIRAFMKWGSEFPDRHDLSSLRLLGTVGEPINPRAWKWYYQHIGDEACPVVDTWWQTETGGMMITGLPGIKKMKPGSAGPPLPGLDVRIVDTKGEQVEAGRAGYLTVQKPWPGMLRTLYKNDERFIEEYWQEYSDTDSSDPDDWVYFPEDGAKIDDEGYITVLGRVDDVLNVSGHRLGTMEIESAIVGVEGVAEAAVVGGDHEIKGEAVYAYVILEDGFEGSDEMREEIIEGVEDAIGPIARPEQVVFTPELPKTRSGKIMRRLLEQIANEEELGDTTTLRNPEIVEDIQKQVQDD; translated from the coding sequence GCGGCGGCCGAACTCCTCGACTGGTACGAGGGCTACGACCAGGTGCTGGACGACTCGAACCCCCCCTTCTACAAGTGGTTCACCGACGGGAAGCTGAACGTCTCGCACAACTGTCTGGACCGCCACCTCGACGAGCGCGGCGACGAGGCGGCCATCGAGTGGGTCGGCGAACCGGTCGAAGAGGAGAACATCACCTACACGTACGAGGAACTGCACCGCGAGGTCAACGAGTGTGCGGCGGCCCTCGAGGAGATGGGCGTCGGCGAGGGTGACGTCGTCACGATGTACATGCCGATGATTCCCGAACTGCCCATCGCCATGCTGGCGTGTGCGCGCATCGGTGCGCCGCACTCGGTGGTGTTCGCCGGGTTCTCGGCCGACGCGCTCGCCACCCGGATGAACTCCGCCGACTCGGAGTACCTCATCACCTGCGACGGGTACTACCGCCGTGGCGACCCGCTCGACCACCTGAAGAAGGCGAACGAGGGCCTCGGGGGCGTCGAGCACGACGTCGAAGGCGTCGTGGTCGCCGAGCGCCTGATGGACGGCGACGGGTTCGGTCACGACTACGCCGACAACCAACACGCCTACGCCGACCTCGTCGCCGAACAGGAGGGTGCCGAAGTCGCCCCCGTCGAGCGCGACGCCGAGGACATGCTCTTTCTCATGTACACCTCGGGGACGACGGGCAAGCCCAAGGGCGTGAAGCACACCACCGCCGGCTACCTCGCGTGGGCGACGTGGACCTCTCAGGCCGTGTTGGACATCAAGCCCGAGGACACGTACTTCTGCTCGGCTGACATCGGCTGGATCACCGGCCACTCGTACATCGTCTACGGCCCCCTCTCGCTCGGGACGACGACGATGATGTACGAGGGCACGCCCGACTACCCCGAGCGCGACCGCCTCTGGCAGATCATCGAGGACTACGAGGCGACGCAGTTGTACACCGCTCCGACGGCGATCCGCGCGTTCATGAAGTGGGGCAGCGAGTTCCCCGACCGGCACGACCTCTCCAGCCTTCGACTCCTGGGCACGGTCGGCGAGCCCATCAACCCCCGCGCGTGGAAGTGGTACTACCAGCACATCGGCGACGAGGCGTGTCCGGTCGTCGACACGTGGTGGCAGACCGAGACGGGCGGCATGATGATCACTGGACTGCCGGGAATCAAGAAGATGAAGCCCGGCAGTGCCGGCCCGCCGCTCCCCGGCCTCGACGTTCGCATCGTCGACACGAAGGGCGAACAGGTCGAGGCGGGGAGGGCCGGCTACCTCACGGTGCAGAAGCCGTGGCCGGGCATGCTGCGGACCCTGTACAAGAACGACGAGCGCTTCATCGAGGAGTACTGGCAGGAGTACTCCGACACTGACTCCAGCGACCCCGACGACTGGGTCTACTTCCCCGAGGACGGCGCGAAGATCGACGACGAGGGGTACATCACGGTCCTCGGGCGGGTGGACGACGTCCTCAACGTCTCCGGGCACCGGTTAGGAACGATGGAGATCGAGTCGGCCATCGTCGGTGTCGAGGGCGTCGCCGAGGCGGCCGTCGTCGGCGGCGACCACGAGATCAAGGGCGAGGCGGTGTACGCCTACGTCATCCTCGAAGACGGCTTCGAGGGCAGCGACGAGATGCGCGAGGAGATCATCGAGGGCGTCGAGGACGCCATCGGTCCCATCGCCCGGCCCGAACAGGTCGTCTTCACGCCCGAACTCCCGAAAACGAGGTCCGGAAAGATCATGCGTCGCCTCCTCGAACAGATCGCCAACGAGGAGGAACTGGGCGACACGACGACGCTGCGCAACCCCGAAATCGTCGAGGACATCCAGAAGCAGGTCCAAGACGACTGA
- a CDS encoding substrate-binding protein produces the protein MARDNTSPNRRDVLKAAGAAGVAGLAGLAGCSGGGSSGGGGGDGGSGGGGGDGGSGDGGGDGGSGGGGGDGGSGEDYPELGNYPVEGDEVVFGFNVPQSGSYSQEGADELRAYNLAVTHLNNGGGWVDEWDDLSGDGVLGKTVTSVEGDTATDPDTARQSASRMISRDNAIMVTGGSSSGVAIAVQKLCQEERVMFMCCLTHSNDTTGPECVRYSFREMFNAYMTGQALAPVLAEEYGENLSFYQLYADYSWGQTQQESMNQFFTEVGGWEQIESVPTPLGTSDYSSYLSDVPSDADVLVLNHYGLDAANSLPQAINQGLAEDMEIVVPLYNRLMAEAASDSIEGIFGTADWSWQLEDSASQTFTEAFQSEYDKVPSYAARLAYTQTMQYAAACERAGTFYPPEVIRAMEDYDFSGAGLGEETMRGCDHQAQRDVLVMRGLAPGDQTESRLLEIVNQTGRDQLGYACDAGPAAECELGEYGDE, from the coding sequence ATGGCACGGGATAACACCTCGCCGAATCGCCGAGACGTCTTGAAAGCAGCTGGTGCCGCCGGTGTGGCCGGACTGGCCGGGCTGGCTGGCTGCAGTGGTGGCGGAAGCTCCGGTGGTGGCGGTGGAGACGGCGGTTCCGGCGGTGGCGGTGGGGACGGCGGCTCCGGTGATGGCGGTGGAGACGGCGGCTCCGGTGGTGGCGGTGGGGACGGCGGCTCCGGAGAGGACTATCCGGAACTCGGGAACTATCCGGTCGAGGGCGACGAGGTCGTCTTCGGCTTCAACGTCCCGCAGTCGGGCTCGTACTCGCAGGAGGGTGCGGACGAACTGCGGGCGTACAACCTGGCGGTCACACATCTGAACAACGGGGGGGGCTGGGTCGACGAGTGGGACGACCTCTCGGGCGACGGCGTCCTCGGAAAGACGGTCACCTCCGTGGAGGGCGACACGGCGACTGACCCCGACACGGCCCGACAGTCCGCCTCGCGGATGATCAGTCGTGACAACGCTATCATGGTGACCGGCGGCTCCTCGTCGGGCGTCGCCATCGCGGTGCAGAAGCTGTGTCAGGAAGAGCGGGTCATGTTCATGTGCTGTCTGACGCACTCGAACGACACCACGGGGCCGGAGTGTGTCCGCTACAGCTTCCGTGAGATGTTCAACGCCTACATGACGGGGCAGGCGCTCGCGCCCGTCCTCGCCGAGGAGTACGGCGAGAACCTCAGCTTCTACCAGCTGTACGCCGACTACTCGTGGGGACAGACCCAGCAGGAGTCGATGAACCAGTTCTTCACCGAGGTCGGTGGCTGGGAACAGATCGAATCCGTCCCGACGCCGCTCGGGACCTCCGACTACTCGTCGTACCTCTCGGACGTTCCGAGCGACGCGGACGTGCTCGTCCTGAACCACTACGGGCTGGACGCGGCGAACTCCCTCCCGCAGGCCATCAACCAGGGCCTCGCCGAGGACATGGAGATCGTCGTCCCGCTGTACAACCGCCTGATGGCCGAGGCCGCGAGCGACTCCATCGAGGGCATCTTCGGGACCGCCGACTGGTCGTGGCAGCTCGAAGACAGCGCCTCCCAGACGTTCACCGAGGCGTTCCAGAGCGAGTACGACAAGGTGCCGTCGTACGCCGCCCGGCTGGCGTACACTCAGACGATGCAGTACGCCGCGGCCTGCGAGCGCGCGGGGACGTTCTACCCGCCCGAGGTCATCCGCGCCATGGAGGACTACGACTTCAGCGGCGCCGGCCTCGGCGAGGAGACGATGCGCGGCTGCGACCACCAGGCACAGCGCGACGTGCTGGTCATGCGCGGGCTCGCGCCGGGCGACCAGACCGAGAGCCGCCTGCTCGAAATCGTCAACCAGACCGGTCGGGACCAGCTCGGCTACGCCTGTGACGCGGGTCCGGCGGCCGAGTGTGAACTCGGCGAGTACGGCGACGAGTAA
- a CDS encoding HalOD1 output domain-containing protein yields the protein MVSSPDVRPSDSDVLLRYEVSETESLSDAVLRAADELLDDFTSVRPLSSIVDVEAVDTLFEHRRGRVDDDDARVIAFVAWDLWFVVTARAVEVYEADTPLED from the coding sequence ATGGTGTCTTCTCCCGACGTCCGGCCATCCGATTCGGATGTTCTCCTGCGGTACGAGGTGTCGGAGACGGAGTCACTGAGTGACGCCGTGTTGCGTGCCGCCGACGAACTCCTCGACGATTTCACGTCGGTTCGTCCGCTCTCTTCCATCGTCGACGTCGAAGCGGTCGATACGCTCTTCGAGCACCGCCGTGGCCGAGTCGACGACGACGACGCGCGCGTCATCGCCTTCGTCGCGTGGGACCTCTGGTTCGTCGTCACCGCGAGGGCCGTCGAGGTGTACGAGGCGGACACGCCGCTCGAGGACTAA
- a CDS encoding haloacid dehalogenase type II gives MAETTALCFDMYGTLCDTSSVTRRLGEVLDLSGVLTDAVDETWRRKQLQYSYQAAQMDAYEPFWEITGKALDYALAEYDIEPTDGERQRVVEAYDHLSPYPDAAATLEELGDAGYTVTVLSNGNPAMLERLAANAGLEPYLDDIISADEVKTFKPDPVVYENAASRVGSDIEACRLVSANAWDAAGAGSAGMGVAWVNRRRDPPEAIGPTPTTVVDSLSRLPDVLASE, from the coding sequence ATGGCCGAGACGACGGCGCTGTGTTTCGACATGTACGGGACGCTGTGTGACACGTCGAGCGTCACCCGACGGCTCGGGGAGGTACTCGACCTCTCCGGGGTCCTCACCGACGCCGTCGACGAGACGTGGCGGCGAAAACAGCTCCAGTACTCGTATCAGGCGGCCCAGATGGACGCGTACGAGCCGTTCTGGGAGATTACGGGGAAGGCGCTCGACTACGCGCTCGCGGAGTACGACATCGAGCCGACGGACGGGGAGCGCCAGCGGGTCGTCGAGGCGTACGACCACCTCTCGCCGTACCCCGACGCCGCGGCGACGCTGGAGGAACTCGGCGACGCGGGGTACACGGTGACCGTCCTCTCGAACGGCAACCCGGCGATGCTCGAACGGCTGGCCGCGAACGCGGGGCTCGAACCCTACCTCGACGACATCATCAGCGCCGACGAGGTGAAGACGTTCAAGCCCGACCCGGTGGTGTACGAGAACGCCGCGTCTCGCGTGGGTTCAGATATCGAAGCGTGCCGACTCGTCTCGGCGAACGCGTGGGACGCTGCCGGCGCGGGAAGCGCGGGGATGGGTGTCGCGTGGGTCAACCGCCGGCGTGACCCCCCGGAGGCCATCGGACCGACCCCCACGACCGTCGTCGACTCCCTCTCCCGGCTCCCTGACGTACTCGCAAGCGAGTGA
- a CDS encoding long-chain-fatty-acid--CoA ligase encodes MEKPLLVTDFLDRARRHYADQEAVLATTGERYTYAELGERVDGFAAALQARGVEKGDRVAVLDPNTHYHLEAAYAAFECGAIHTPLNYRLVPSDFEYILNDAGVKAIYADYDYADKIEQIRDEIPTELFVTNDAEKVDGDWLSFDDLVAAEGEHERPEMHEDEVVTINYTSGTTGDPKGVCRTHRTETVHAYLVGLHQEITDADVYYWTLPMFHVNGWGHIYAVTGMGARHVCTRGVDIEHIFDSVRDEDVSYLCAAPTVLKRLIDYYEEHDPQPTGANPVRVATAGAAPPEATIRGIEDDIGWYLKHVYGATETGPLITTSDTKRLFDADSDSRFAIKKKQGIGYLGTEVRVVDEDGNDVPRDGTTIGEIVVRGNQVMDGYWEKPEETEEAFNDRVEGYYHLGDLAAMDDHGMLIIQDRKKDIIISGGENISSIELEDTLFDHPEVDDVAVIPAPSDEWGEVPKAFVVPKGGDPNDPGTSESELIEFCRERIATYKVPKEIEFVKSLPKTATGKIQKYELREQEWEDEERMVGEG; translated from the coding sequence ATGGAGAAACCACTCCTCGTGACCGATTTTCTGGACCGGGCGCGGAGACACTACGCCGACCAGGAGGCGGTGTTGGCCACGACCGGCGAGCGGTACACCTACGCCGAACTCGGTGAGCGCGTCGACGGGTTCGCCGCCGCGCTCCAGGCACGTGGCGTCGAGAAGGGTGACCGGGTGGCCGTCTTGGACCCGAACACGCACTACCACCTGGAGGCGGCGTACGCCGCGTTCGAGTGCGGCGCCATCCACACGCCGCTGAACTACCGGTTGGTGCCGAGCGACTTCGAGTACATCCTCAACGACGCCGGCGTGAAGGCCATCTACGCCGACTACGACTACGCGGACAAGATCGAGCAGATCCGCGACGAGATCCCCACCGAACTGTTCGTCACGAACGACGCCGAGAAGGTCGACGGCGACTGGCTCTCGTTCGACGACCTCGTCGCCGCGGAGGGTGAACACGAGCGGCCCGAGATGCACGAGGACGAGGTCGTCACCATCAACTACACCTCGGGGACGACCGGCGACCCCAAGGGCGTCTGCCGCACCCACCGGACCGAGACGGTCCACGCGTATCTCGTCGGTCTGCACCAGGAGATCACGGACGCCGACGTCTACTACTGGACGCTTCCGATGTTCCACGTCAACGGCTGGGGGCACATCTACGCCGTCACGGGGATGGGCGCGCGACACGTCTGCACCCGCGGGGTCGATATCGAACACATCTTCGACTCGGTTCGAGACGAGGACGTCTCGTACCTCTGTGCCGCCCCGACGGTGCTGAAGCGACTGATCGACTACTACGAGGAGCACGACCCCCAGCCCACCGGTGCGAACCCCGTGCGCGTCGCCACGGCGGGTGCGGCCCCGCCCGAGGCGACCATCCGCGGTATCGAAGACGACATCGGCTGGTACCTGAAACACGTCTACGGTGCCACGGAGACGGGGCCGCTCATCACCACCTCCGACACGAAGCGCCTGTTCGACGCCGACTCGGACTCCCGGTTCGCGATCAAGAAGAAGCAGGGCATCGGCTACCTCGGTACCGAAGTGCGCGTCGTCGACGAGGACGGCAACGACGTTCCGAGGGACGGCACGACCATCGGCGAGATCGTCGTCCGCGGCAACCAGGTGATGGACGGCTACTGGGAGAAGCCCGAAGAGACCGAGGAGGCGTTCAACGACCGCGTCGAGGGCTACTACCACCTGGGCGACCTCGCCGCGATGGACGACCACGGGATGCTCATCATCCAGGACAGAAAGAAAGACATCATCATCTCCGGCGGGGAGAACATCTCCTCGATCGAACTCGAAGACACCCTGTTCGACCATCCCGAGGTGGATGACGTCGCGGTCATTCCCGCCCCCTCCGACGAGTGGGGCGAGGTCCCGAAGGCGTTCGTCGTCCCGAAGGGCGGCGACCCGAACGACCCCGGTACTTCGGAATCCGAACTCATCGAGTTCTGCCGCGAGCGCATCGCGACGTACAAGGTGCCGAAAGAGATCGAGTTCGTGAAGTCGCTCCCGAAGACGGCGACGGGGAAGATACAGAAGTACGAACTCCGCGAGCAGGAGTGGGAGGACGAAGAGCGGATGGTCGGCGAGGGGTAG
- a CDS encoding GNAT family N-acetyltransferase — translation MDIRQATPDDVAEIRRVARESLAESYGHALEADLIDSVVERWYGADDLADDLADKDTHFVVAVAEGDIVGFVQSYVVSRREVIGEIDWLHVAPDHRGQGIGAALLEALEAELLGASVERLEGTVLVANEMGTGFYDDHGFTAAGERPINIGGKEFAERVYVKFPDPREYDADLEERTVNGRTVYVAYDETVRGSGGVFHAIYLDTDREERYGWACSCGNVGVVMDTMERLECGQCGNRSKATRWDAAYL, via the coding sequence ATGGACATCCGTCAGGCAACTCCCGACGACGTTGCAGAGATTCGACGTGTGGCACGCGAATCGCTCGCGGAATCGTACGGGCACGCGCTGGAAGCCGACCTCATCGACTCGGTCGTCGAACGCTGGTACGGCGCCGACGACCTCGCCGACGACCTCGCCGACAAAGACACGCACTTCGTCGTCGCCGTAGCCGAGGGCGACATCGTCGGCTTCGTCCAGAGCTACGTCGTCTCCCGTCGGGAAGTCATCGGCGAGATCGACTGGCTCCACGTCGCCCCCGACCACCGCGGGCAGGGGATCGGCGCGGCCCTGCTGGAGGCGCTCGAAGCCGAGCTCCTCGGCGCGAGCGTCGAGCGACTCGAAGGGACCGTACTCGTCGCCAACGAGATGGGGACGGGCTTCTACGACGACCACGGCTTCACCGCCGCGGGCGAACGGCCCATCAACATCGGCGGGAAGGAGTTCGCCGAACGGGTGTACGTGAAGTTCCCCGACCCGCGCGAGTACGACGCTGATCTCGAAGAGCGGACCGTCAACGGGCGGACGGTGTACGTCGCGTACGACGAGACCGTCCGCGGGTCGGGCGGCGTCTTCCACGCGATCTACTTAGACACCGACCGCGAGGAACGCTACGGCTGGGCCTGCTCCTGTGGGAACGTCGGCGTCGTGATGGACACGATGGAACGGCTCGAGTGTGGCCAGTGCGGCAACCGGAGCAAGGCGACCCGCTGGGACGCGGCGTACCTCTAA
- a CDS encoding P-loop NTPase, with amino-acid sequence MAGGTVLAIAGAKGGVGKTTTSINLSAVLATHGRSVALVELDLAMANVCDFLDLDARLEHGRDPTLHEVLADAASLADATYEAPGGFDVVPSGTTLQGFANADLDATGDVVRELRDAYDVVILDTGGGLGTETILPLSLADETVLVSSPRVASVRDTKKTRDLVRHVGGTAAGVVFVKSGSGRSPGVDRIADFLSVELLGHVPEDSAVASAQDTGRPVVVAREDSDAAKAYRALGSRVHERIGTIKATRARDEAENRTSEETEDETDEDVRLSTDDESDDAGEFSFVEGGAEDDRDPEPTEAGETPSDGATATATPTEADTASAGRDTTKVASEAEATETAADQSTGESRRHEGDDDTTPGRRTVEYVGRAGTARTRADVTDDAVGGGAGATDDEIAARLESIEGDGAHEPEPEPEETGTEPEQPEEPTDQRTTETTETTESQSTADDSWQSKGSATKQFIDRAIDLVDRRSD; translated from the coding sequence ATGGCGGGGGGAACGGTACTCGCAATCGCAGGAGCCAAAGGGGGCGTCGGGAAGACCACGACCAGCATCAACCTCAGCGCGGTCTTGGCGACGCACGGGCGGAGCGTCGCTCTCGTCGAACTCGACCTGGCGATGGCGAACGTCTGTGACTTCCTCGACCTCGACGCACGCCTCGAACACGGTCGGGACCCGACCCTCCACGAGGTGTTGGCCGACGCCGCGAGCCTGGCCGACGCCACCTACGAGGCCCCGGGGGGATTCGACGTGGTCCCGAGCGGGACGACGCTGCAGGGCTTCGCGAACGCCGACCTCGACGCGACGGGCGACGTCGTGCGCGAACTCCGAGACGCCTACGACGTCGTGATTCTCGACACCGGCGGGGGGCTGGGAACCGAGACGATTCTTCCGCTCTCGCTCGCGGACGAGACGGTGCTCGTCTCCTCACCGCGCGTCGCGTCCGTTCGGGACACGAAGAAGACGCGCGATCTCGTCCGACACGTCGGGGGGACCGCCGCCGGCGTCGTCTTCGTCAAATCCGGGAGCGGGCGGTCACCCGGCGTCGACCGCATCGCGGACTTCCTCTCGGTCGAACTGCTCGGACACGTCCCCGAGGACAGCGCCGTCGCGAGCGCACAGGACACCGGGCGACCGGTCGTCGTCGCGAGGGAGGACAGCGACGCGGCGAAGGCATACCGGGCGCTCGGGTCGCGTGTGCACGAGCGCATCGGGACGATCAAGGCTACCCGTGCGCGCGACGAGGCGGAGAACCGAACGAGCGAGGAGACGGAGGACGAGACGGACGAGGACGTACGGCTCTCGACCGACGACGAGAGCGACGACGCGGGCGAGTTCAGTTTCGTCGAAGGGGGAGCCGAAGACGACCGGGACCCCGAACCGACCGAAGCGGGGGAGACCCCATCCGACGGGGCGACCGCGACAGCGACACCCACCGAGGCGGACACGGCCTCGGCCGGGAGAGACACGACGAAGGTCGCGTCCGAGGCAGAAGCGACGGAGACCGCAGCCGACCAGTCCACGGGAGAGTCGCGACGACACGAGGGCGACGACGACACGACTCCCGGGAGGCGGACGGTCGAGTACGTCGGGCGAGCGGGCACAGCCCGAACGCGAGCAGACGTAACCGACGACGCGGTCGGAGGGGGAGCGGGGGCGACCGACGACGAGATCGCGGCACGGCTCGAATCCATCGAGGGCGACGGCGCTCACGAACCGGAGCCAGAACCGGAGGAGACTGGGACGGAACCGGAGCAACCGGAGGAGCCGACCGACCAGCGGACGACCGAGACGACCGAGACGACAGAGTCGCAGTCGACGGCGGACGACTCGTGGCAGTCGAAGGGGTCGGCCACGAAGCAGTTCATCGACCGAGCGATCGACCTCGTCGACCGCCGAAGCGACTGA